Proteins from a genomic interval of Gadus morhua chromosome 21, gadMor3.0, whole genome shotgun sequence:
- the traf3ip2a gene encoding adapter protein CIKS, with the protein MEPFKGFCLHRSIPVENDESMSMASGLDATWLPSCQRCNDDDAPRARPRLPVDPRPRPQGSHMHHRVRCPPSWEDQHGGSSRLWPQESSVEEPRSLDPPLPLVSDPFPPRHGTAVGAPMNGGCACQKPAHNNHVDDHHQHPQHRPPPGDGPARRMAPPGGGMGEVSVMTSYPAGLPQGDRTQEIRRTISLPEECRNVFITYSIDTARDMIPFSKFLSDQGFKPAIDIFDNPVRRMDITRWMDSYLNNKSVLIIVVISPKYKEDVEGEGDDEHGLHTKYIHSQIQNEFIRQGSLNFRLVPVLFPSAIKNKHVPSWLLNTRVYRWPQDTQDLLLRLLREERYITPTLARDLTLTVRPL; encoded by the exons ATGGAGCCTTTCAAAG GTTTCTGCCTTCACCGGAGCATCCCCGTGGAGAACGACGAGTCGATGTCGATGGCGTCAGGCCTGGACGCCACCTGGCTGCCCTCCTGCCAGCGGTGTAATGATGACGACGCCCCCAGGGCCAGGCCCCGCCTCCCCGTGGACccgcggccccgcccccaggggTCCCACATGCACCACAGGGTACGGTGTCCCCCGAGCTGGGAGGACCAGCATGGGGGTTCATCCAGACTGTGGCCCCAAGAGAGCTCTGTGGAGGAGCCCCGGAGCCtggaccctcccctccccctggtgtcggaccccttccccccccgccACG GAACGGCAGTTGGTGCTCCAATGAACGGGGGGTGCGCATGCCAGAAGCCAGCCCATAATAACCACGTCGacgaccaccaccaacaccctcaGCACCG GCCCCCTCCGGGCGACGGCCCCGCCAGACGGatggcgccccctggtggtgggaTGGGGGAGGTCAGCGTCATGACGTCATACCCCGCGGGGCTGCCGCAGGGGGACCGGACCCAGGAGATCAGACGGACCATCAGCCTGCCGGAGGAGTgca ggAACGTCTTCATAACCTACTCCATAGACACTGCCAGGGACATGATTCCCTTCAGCAAGTTCCTCTCTGACCAGGGATTCAAACCTGCG ATCGATATCTTTGATAATCCGGTCAGAAGGATGGACATCACCAGGTGGATGGACAGCTACCTGAACAAT AAATCGGTGTTGATCATCGTGGTCATTAGCCCCAAATACAAGGAGGAcgtggagggggaaggggacgACGAGCACGGCCTCCACACCAAGTACATCCACAGCCAG ATCCAGAATGAGTTCATCAGACAAGGCTCGCTGAACTTCAGACTAGTCCCGGTCCTGTTCCCCTCCGCCATCAAG AATAAGCATGTCCCCAGCTGGCTGCTGAACACCCGGGTCTACCGATGGCCTCAGGACACACAGGACCTCCTGCTACGCCTCCTCCGGGAGGAGCGCTACATCACCCCCACCCTGGCCCGGGACCTCACCCTCACTGTCAgacctctctga